The Prunus persica cultivar Lovell chromosome G7, Prunus_persica_NCBIv2, whole genome shotgun sequence genome has a segment encoding these proteins:
- the LOC18769470 gene encoding cyclic dof factor 3 has product MYVKAKAISFCGDMSETESRSNENSNDIKLFGRTIPLLQTQIAAITCKNSQVPPKSQFMDSCTELTKAEADGPCAENSVQAGTSAICKEEEKSRMQVNEARVNAKSNSKQAENRILEQEEDFQKPDKVLPCPRCNSLDTKFCYFNNYNVNQPRHFCKNCQRYWTAGGTMRSVPVGAGRRKNKHLASQYHQIIVSSDGVPSTRLETTDSINHQLLSCSKSSSTFGLPDRAGTVLKFGHEAPLCESMDTVVNLRDLRTCVEIGSVSGRESGDEPSCVSSVTACGNQGSELSKNILQRDGIGLQGSCSEPNISHPLNYYPIAPLVFRWNPGWRNAAPPAAPQHSQSICVQNCTTPNQVQWYPTPVLVVPGPCPQSIPLQTVPAPSWGCMPVCPAGMGNLLLSGSNGCVSPSSSTSNSCCSGNGSPTLGKHSRDSNIMDEEKSENRVLVPKPLRVDDPDEASKSPIWASLGIKRDLKT; this is encoded by the exons ATGTATGTCAAGGCAAAGGCCATCAGTTTTTGTGGAGATATGTCTGAGACAGAGAGCAGAAGCAATGAAAATAGCAATGACATCAAGCTCTTTGGGAGGACCATTCCATTGCTTCAAACCCAGATTGCAGCTATCACTTGCAAGAATTCCCAGGTTCCACCCAAGTCTCAATTCATG GATTCTTGCACTGAATTAACAAAAGCAGAAGCTGATGGCCCTTGTGCAGAAAATTCTGTGCAGGCAGGGACTTCAGCGATTTgcaaggaggaagaaaaaagtCGGATGCAGGTGAATGAGGCAAGAGTAAATGCTAAATCCAATTCAAAACAAGCGGAGAACAGAATTTTagagcaagaggaagattttCAGAAGCCAGACAAGGTCCTTCCTTGTCCACGATGCAACAGCCTAGACACAAAGTTTTGTTACTTCAATAACTACAATGTCAACCAACCTAGGCACTTCTGCAAAAACTGCCAAAGATATTGGACAGCTGGGGGAACAATGAGAAGTGTTCCTGTGGGTGCTGGGCGACGAAAGAACAAGCATCTTGCTTCCCAATACCATCAGATAATAGTATCCTCTGATGGAGTACCATCAACCAGGTTAGAAACTACAGATTCCATTAACCATCAGCTTCTCTCATGCAGTAAATCTTCAAGCACTTTTGGTCTTCCAGATAGAGCTGGAACAGTATTAAAATTTGGCCATGAAGCACCTCTTTGTGAATCTATGGATACTGTGGTTAATCTTAGAGATCTAAGGACCTGTGTTGAGATAGGTTCTGTCAGTGGCAGAGAAAGTGGAGACGAGCCCTCATGCGTGTCTTCCGTGACAGCATGTGGTAACCAGGGAAGTGAAttatccaaaaatattttgCAGAGGGATGGGATTGGGTTACAAGGGTCTTGTAGTGAGCCTAATATCTCACATCCTTTGAATTACTACCCAATTGCTCCATTGGTTTTCCGTTGGAATCCAGGTTGGCGAAATGCAGCTCCTCCTGCAGCACCACAGCATTCTCAATCCATTTGTGTACAAAATTGCACGACTCCTAATCAAGTCCAGTGGTACCCCACACCAGTTCTGGTCGTTCCTGGCCCTTGCCCACAAAGTATTCCCTTACAAACTGTTCCAGCACCGTCTTGGGGCTGTATGCCCGTATGCCCTGCTGGAATGGGAAATTTATTGTTGTCTGGATCTAATGGTTGCGTATCTCCATCATCCTCTACAAGTAATAGTTGCTGCTCAGGCAATGGCTCACCGACCCTTGGCAAGCATTCGAGGGATTCAAATATTATGGATGAAGAGAAATCGGAAAACCGTGTTTTGGTTCCAAAACCTTTGAGAGTTGATGACCCGGATGAGGCTTCGAAGAGTCCTATATGGGCCAGTCTAGGCATTAAGCGTGACCTCAAAACGTGA